One stretch of Camarhynchus parvulus unplaced genomic scaffold, STF_HiC, whole genome shotgun sequence DNA includes these proteins:
- the DHDH gene encoding LOW QUALITY PROTEIN: trans-1,2-dihydrobenzene-1,2-diol dehydrogenase (The sequence of the model RefSeq protein was modified relative to this genomic sequence to represent the inferred CDS: inserted 2 bases in 1 codon), protein MGARRRAEGAWPRHGPRPNRDRDKSLAVIGAGIGTRNRDGNRDRDRNRDGGRDQGWHRDRDRDRGRYRDQDTDLDQDQDRDRNQDMDRDRNTNRDGDEDRNRNRERAPEPPCPSPERPRSRPGPTRWGICSAGAISHDFVLALRTLPPEEHTVAAVAARDLGRARDFAQHFGVPRAYGSYEELAQDPGVDVVYVGVVNPAHLPVGLLFLRRGRPVLMEKPMAPGAREVAQLVGTARDEGVFLMEGFWTRFFPAWRRLRSLARGGALGSPLVLRGELGFDLGGVPRLREPXGSGVLLDLGGYGIQTALAMLGGARGQPPPQITACGVLHPTGVDESVSVSLSFPGGNLASLVFSMAAALPGGAALGGPRGWAELPTHMNCPTELLWGGRRERFPLPPPAEPLNFPHSTGLRYEAQHVRECLLQGLTESPEMPLAESEVIARLLDQAREQVGLKTAGVTAGVTTDPPE, encoded by the exons ATGGGAGCGCGGCGCCGCgcggagggggcgtggccacgGCAC GGACCGAGACCGAACCGGGACCGGGACAAGAGCCTGGCCGTGATTGGTGCTGGGATCGGGACCAGGAACCGGGACgggaaccgggaccgggacagGAACCGGGATGGGGGGCGGGATCAAGGTTggcaccgggaccgggaccgggaccgcGGCCGGTACCGAGATCAGGACACAGATCTGGATCAGGACCAGGATCGGGATCGGAACCAGGACATGGATCGGGACCGGAACACGAACCGGGACGGGGATGAGGACCGGAACCGGAACCGGGAGCGGGCCCCGGAGCCGCCGTGCCCCAGCCCGGAGCGGCCCCggtcccggcccggccccacCCGCTGGGGCATCTGCTCGGCCGGGGCCATCAGCCACGACTTCGTGCTGGCGCTGCGGACGCTGCCCCCCGAGGAGCACACG GTGGCGGCGGTGGCCGCGCGGGATTTGGGGCGCGCCCGCGACTTCGCGCAgcattttggggtgccccgggCGTACGGATCCTACGAGGAGCTGGCCCAGGACCCCGGCGTGG ACGTGGTGTACGTGGGGGTGGTGAACCCCGCGCACCTGCCCGTGGGGCTGCTGTTCCtgcgccggggccgcccggtGCTCATGGAGAAGCCGATGGCGCCCGGGGCGCGCGAGGTCGCGCAGCTCGTGGGGACGGCGCGGGACGAGGGCGTGTTCCTCATGGAG GGTTTCTGGACCCGTTTTTTCCCCGCCTGGCGCCGCCTGCGCTCGCTGGCCCGGGGGGGGGCGCTGGGGTCGCCCCTGGTGCTGCGGGGGGAGCTCGGCTTCGACCTGGGGGGGGTCCCGCGGCTGCGCGAGCC CGGCTCGGGGGTCCTGCTGGACCTGGGGGGCTACGGGATCCAAACGGCCCTGGCCATGCtggggggggcgcgggggcagccccctccccaaatcacAGCCTGCGGCGTGCTGCACCCCACCG GCGTGGACGAGTCGGTGTCGGTGTCGCTCTCGTTCCCGGGGGGGAACCTCGCCTCGCTCGTTTTCTCCATGGccgcggcgctgccgggggGGGCGGCGCTGGGGGGGCCGCGCGGCTGGGCCGAG CTGCCGACCCACATGAACTGCCCCAcggagctgctctgggggggGCGCCGCGAGCGATTCCCGCTGCCCCCCCCGGCCGAGCCCCTCAACTTCCCCCACAGCACCGGGCTGCGCTACGAGGCCCAGCACGTGCGGGagtgcctgctgcagg GGCTGACCGAGAGCCCCGAGATGCCGCTGGCCGAGAGCGAGGTCATCGCGCGGCTGCTGGACCAGGCCCGCGAACAGGTGGGGCTGAAAACGGCCGGAGTGACCGCgggagtgaccactgaccctcCGGAGTGA
- the LOC115917126 gene encoding 60S ribosomal protein L13a, with translation MAEPRVLVIDGRGHLLGRLAAIVAKQVLLGRRVVVVRCEGINISGNFYRNKLKFLAFLRKRMNTNPSRGPFHFRAPSRIFWRTVRGMLPHKTKRGGPLKRLKVLDGIPPPYDKRKRMVVPAALKIIRLKPTRKFAVLGRLAHEVGWKYRDVTEALEEKRKEKAKIRYNKKRKMMSLRRRAERSAEKKAAPFTAVLRQHGLLL, from the exons ATGGCGGAGCCGCGG GTGCTGGTGATCGACGGGCGCGGGCACCTCCTGGGCCGGCTGGCGGCGATCGTGGCcaagcaggtgctgctgg GCCGCCGCGTGGTCGTGGTTCGCTGCGAGGGCATCAACATCTCCGGGAACTTCTACCGGAACAAGC TGAAGTTCCTGGCCTtcctgaggaagaggatgaaCACGAACCCGTCCCGGGGCCCCTTCCACTTCCGAGCGCCCAGCCGCATCTTCTGGCGCACGGTGCGAg GCATGCTGCCCCACAAGACCAAGCGGGGGGGGCCGCTGAAGCGGCTCAAGGTGTTGGATGGGATCCCCCCTCCCTACGACAAG CGGAAGCGCATGGTGGTGCCGGCGGCGCTGAAAATCATCCGCCTCAAACCCACCCGAAAG tttgccGTGCTGGGCCGCCTGGCGCACGAGGTGGGCTGGAAGTACCGGGACGTGACCGAGGCcctggaggagaagaggaaggagaaggccAAGATCCGGTACAACaagaagaggaagatgatg AGCCTGCGGCGCCGGGCCGAGCGCAGCGCGGAGAAGAAAGCGGCGCCGTTCACGGCAGTGCTGCGCCAGCAcgggctgctgctgtga
- the LOC115917116 gene encoding LOW QUALITY PROTEIN: 60S ribosomal protein L13a-like (The sequence of the model RefSeq protein was modified relative to this genomic sequence to represent the inferred CDS: deleted 3 bases in 2 codons), translated as MAEPRVLVIDGRGHLLGRLAAIVAKQVLLGRRVVVVRCEGINISGNFYRNKLKFLAFLRKRMNTNPSRGPFHFRAPSRIFWRTVRGMLPHKTKRGQAALERLKVFDGIPPPYDKRDAWMVRALKIIRPKPTRKFAVLGRLGDEVGWKYRDVTGAWREKRKEKAKIRYNKKRKMMVRKTGEITPKIGEKPQDLGVWDLKNSQRRKNRVGKPENQGKAPNWGPVSA; from the exons ATGGCGGAGCCGCGG GTGCTGGTGATCGACGGGCGCGGGCACCTCCTGGGCCGGCTGGCGGCGATCGTGGCcaagcaggtgctgctgg GCCGCCGCGTGGTCGTGGTTCGCTGCGAGGGCATCAACATCTCCGGGAACTTCTACCGGAACAAGC TGAAGTTCCTGGCCTtcctgaggaagaggatgaaCACGAACCCGTCCCGGGGCCCCTTCCACTTCCGAGCGCCCAGCCGCATCTTCTGGCGCACGGTGCGAg GCATGCTGCCCCACAAGACCAAGCGGGGCCAGGCGGCGCTGGAGCGGCTCAAGGTGTTCGATGGGATCCCCCCTCCCTACGACAAG CGAGACGCATGGATGGTGCGCGCGCTGAAAATCATCCGC CCCAAACCCACCCGAAAG tttgccGTGCTGGGCCGCCTGGGCGACGAGGTGGGCTGGAAGTACCGGGACGTGACCGGAGCC tggagggagaagaggaaggagaaggccAAGATCCGGTAcaacaagaaaaggaagatgatgGTGAGGAAAACGGGGgaaatcacccccaaaattggggaaaaacccCAGGATTTGGGTGTGTGGGACTTGAAAAACTCACAGAGGAGGAAGAACAGGGTGGGAAAGCCCGAAAACCAGGGAAAAGCCCCAAACTGGGGACCTGTCAGTGCctga